From the Gemmatimonadota bacterium genome, one window contains:
- a CDS encoding RagB/SusD family nutrient uptake outer membrane protein, translating into MMNIDRMRSRTALLRGVLLAAVVALVPAACAEDLVVPDFNNPGLDDLQNNPTRAAVLNAAQGLLIGSRAQISSTNGYLSLLGILGRESYNFDNADPRFITEMLAGAGLNASSPAFGGNLWGLRYNNIRTANVVINALDGLGENDMTGEEKAAISGFARTLQALDFLEIINTRDSNGAVIDVNRPVTEPAGAIVSRDAVFAHIESLLDQAASDLASGGGSFPFSLGGGFTGFDTPTSFAQANRGLAARVAVYQGNYGAALTALTQSFLDESAPLSTGAYHTFSTGSGDTQNGIAASGDIFAHPSLLDDVQSNGGGEQDARFVAKLSVLDPPESEAGISTDVGFKLYANLTDPVPIVKNEELILLRAEAQLGMGMLQQAADDINFIREESGGLDEISDLGTQSADAILDELLYNKRYSLLFEGGHRWIDMRRYGRLDELPLADPTHRVHERFPIPEAECLEQTGGSTGICSFGS; encoded by the coding sequence ATGATGAACATCGACCGGATGCGTTCCCGCACTGCGCTGCTGCGCGGGGTCTTGCTGGCGGCCGTCGTCGCCCTCGTCCCCGCCGCGTGCGCGGAAGATCTCGTCGTCCCGGACTTCAACAACCCGGGCCTCGACGACCTGCAGAACAACCCCACGCGCGCGGCCGTGCTGAACGCCGCGCAGGGCCTGTTGATTGGCTCCCGGGCCCAGATTTCGTCCACCAACGGCTACCTGTCCTTGTTGGGCATTCTCGGGAGGGAGTCGTACAACTTCGACAACGCGGACCCGCGTTTCATCACCGAGATGCTCGCCGGAGCCGGATTGAACGCGAGCAGTCCCGCGTTCGGAGGCAACCTCTGGGGGCTGCGCTACAACAACATCCGCACCGCGAACGTCGTCATCAACGCGCTCGATGGACTGGGCGAGAACGACATGACGGGCGAGGAGAAGGCGGCGATCAGCGGTTTCGCGCGCACCCTCCAGGCGCTGGACTTCCTGGAGATCATCAACACGCGCGACAGCAACGGCGCGGTCATCGACGTAAACCGACCCGTGACCGAGCCTGCGGGCGCGATCGTCAGTCGCGACGCGGTCTTTGCTCACATCGAGTCGCTGCTGGATCAGGCGGCGAGCGACCTCGCTTCCGGTGGTGGGTCGTTCCCGTTCTCGCTGGGTGGAGGGTTCACCGGCTTCGATACGCCGACGAGCTTCGCGCAGGCGAATCGCGGGCTGGCGGCGCGCGTGGCCGTCTATCAGGGCAACTACGGTGCGGCGCTAACGGCGCTCACGCAGTCGTTCCTGGACGAATCGGCCCCGCTCAGCACCGGCGCGTACCACACATTTTCGACAGGGTCGGGCGATACGCAGAACGGTATCGCAGCATCGGGGGACATCTTCGCGCACCCATCGCTGCTGGACGACGTGCAGTCGAACGGCGGTGGAGAGCAGGACGCTCGCTTCGTGGCGAAGCTGTCCGTGCTGGACCCACCCGAGTCGGAGGCGGGCATCTCCACCGATGTGGGCTTCAAGCTGTACGCCAACCTCACCGACCCCGTTCCGATCGTCAAAAACGAGGAGTTGATCCTGCTGCGCGCGGAGGCCCAGTTGGGCATGGGAATGCTCCAGCAGGCCGCGGATGACATCAATTTCATCCGCGAGGAATCGGGCGGACTGGACGAGATCTCGGACCTGGGAACGCAGTCCGCGGACGCGATTCTGGACGAGCTGCTTTACAACAAGCGGTACTCGCTGCTGTTCGAGGGCGGACACCGCTGGATCGACATGCGGCGCTACGGCCGCCTGGACGAACTGCCGCTCGCGGACCCGACGCACAGGGTGCACGAGCGCTTCCCGATCCCCGAGGCCGAATGCCTCGAGCAGACGGGCGGCTCGACGGGGATCTGCAGTTTCGGTAGCTGA